aaaaggtccatGAGCCAGGCTGGGCGAGGTATCAagttttgttcccttttttgggtATGGTGGGAGgggtgttggttttttatctttctttttggtACTCCGGTAAGGCCCGgagttttcacttttatttgcaCCGACGCAATTTTTGGGTACGGAAATCTTACTGTTCGTTGCTGCTACGCCCGAAACCTCACCGCGGTGGCATAAAAATTCCCCCGAGCGATGTGCCTTTGATCCCCACGCACACGCATAAGGTCGCGCCCTTCGTACGCAGGAGGAAGGATTCGAGAGTCGACAGTTTCCGAATTTCTTGCCAGTGTTTTCGATGTGTCggtgtttgttgctttccttGCTATTACGCTTTTGCTTCCCTCGTACGCGCTGCGCTATCCCTTTCCAATGTTGTTGTTCCAAACCCAAGAAAACAAGGTGGAAGAGTAAGGGTAAGGGGGAGGAAaggaagggggaaggggggaatCTGGCCGGTCTCAGGCGGAATAAAAGTGTCAGTGTAGCAATGTTAAAGCCATGAAACGGGCTAAGCAATGGAGCAAAAACAGggagaatggttttttttttcttgcaccgtCTCCTCCACTCCTTCCGGCGCTTGTTTTCGCCTTGAAGTTCGGCTTGAAGTTGGCTTGAAATCGGGGTTTGACTTCACCACACACGTCGCGGAGGTCGCGCGACCGGGAAATGCTTTGGTGTAACACTTTATTCAAGTGTTGTCCGTTGTTTGTCCACACAGTGGCAGCGGCCCGCGCTGTTGCCCTAGCGGAGTTATGTTGTTGTGCGGCGATTGGTTTACCGCACCGGGCGGCACGCGGAACCGTCGCCGTCCGCCAGCGGACAAACGGCGGGCACTGTTTTCTCTGCTTTCCTTTGCACTTTCTTTATTGGACCACACTTTCCGCAAACATCGCTGAACGGTGTCGGTGGGGCTTAACCTTAGCGTTAGGGGTTGGTCCAATTACTGGGCTATCTCGTTCGCCCTTTTTCATCGCGGATGCGACACCTCGGACGCATATCAGCACCGTCCCGTCTGTCCCGGCTTTTATGTCCCGttttcgaccgcccgcaaatgAATATCTTCTAATGTTATGGCATTTTTCGGGTCGGTGAGAAACAAATGAGAGGGGATAGAATACACTCCATTTTGGTAGTGGGGATTTTTGTAAAGGCATTCCCAAATAAACGCTAGAAAATGTTCACGTGTAATCATACTTACATATTTATCCGGCGTTAAAGTCGCTTCGTGGTCTtcgcctgctgcaggagtcctctaaaccgcagAGGGTCGAGCGCCTCCGTCTGCCTATctattatcccggcctttctggaatcaacaccatcactccTTCTTAATTTGGGCCTTCCACGCCTCctttgtccatgtggacgacctaaaaggactttacggggttgggttgtccggtgtcttTATCaagacgtgaccagcccactggAGCTTGCTGAGACTAATCCGCCATAcggcggctcctccattgtccttccgcACATATGATGACACCCCTGCTTCAGTTGAGATTTATTAGCAGGACCGCATCTTGACTGTTGCCTCGTTAACCTCCAACCAGAGGTTTTCCGCCGActgctcaatcctttggtaagcatccacTACGTAGGAGGGCCATAAACCAAAGATGTCtgtgtcatcagcgtatgctAGGGTTTTTATTgacttataaaaaaatgatcccCCATAGTTTCCTcctccgagtcgcggatggACCTCCCTAGCGCTTGGTCGTAGAATAGACAAGCCAGCTCATCTCGTTGCCTTAGCCATCCTTGGCGCTAGCAGAGGGCCTTAACAATTTTCCATCAGCCGCATGTAATCATACAACAACTAAATAAACGATACACACTTCATCCTGCAGAAGGTTTATTCACCCCCATTCGCTGTAATATGGAGCTGGTAAGCAATATAGAATGAAAACAGAAGTAAAGTACACCCCTCATTACTGCAATGAATACAAATAACTAATGACTGAACACCAATGAAAGGAAATTGACAGAAAGTATACAGCGTCCGATGAATGGGTAAAtgagttattattattatatttttgctGATATTCGTTTTCGTGGcgtaaaaaggaaacaaacatcaaTGTACGGAGTGCGCGTGTTCTTTTTATTGGGTATGCAATGCCCTTCACAAACcgcctaaaattatgcaaccGATGTAGCGAAAGCAcgtttactttttgttttcaatcacTCGCTCTTCTAGTTATGATAAATCTCATTAGCAATTAACAACGTTTCGTTCCCCGAAACGGATGGCGGATGGAAGCGAAATGTGTAAACCATTCACTCCAATTCGGTTTTCCCCCCACtccaccccctccctcccctctCCGTGGGCGTTGAGTGCCGTGTTTGGTCGAGTAAGCTGCATTGTGTTGGGTCGTTGCTGCTCGGTCGGTGTTGTTTATGTGAGCATTCGAACGGATTCATCACGCTAGCGCACGGGTATGGGTATTGAAAGGGTTTTAGAATCATTTCCATAGAGAACCATTGCGAGACGGATGGAGGACGGACAGAAAAAGGTTAAAAGGGACCAAACCTTTGGctgggattttcttttttccattgctcGATTGCATTGCTCGAGTTCAATTCTtcgaacaattttaaattagtCTGGTGTGCGAAAGGGAACGGACCGCTTGGTGAATCGAAGCGTTCGATTCGATAGCTGCAGCCATGGCATGTGGCTTTAGCCCAGGGATGCGTTTGCCTGCGTCACGATTATCGTATAAAACATTGCCGTAACGTTACAGCGGACGGCtagcaatgaaatgaatttctaTCGCCATTCGGAGCTCGTGGTCAAGAGGCGGGCAAgagttttgctttcgtttgctgttCCGAACCCCATCCCGGGGGTAAGTACTACCATTGACGTGACTATCTGGCGTCTGTATCTGTGGAAGAATGCAAGTTCCAAATGTCTTTGCGGTTTTATATTCTTGCTGTTCTCGCCTGCAGATGGCAGTCTACAGCGTCATGATTTCAATTGCTTTCAATTGCACACAGATTGCTTGACGCATTAATTGTGATAAAATGTAGTTCAGCAGTCGGAACGTTTCATGCCAGCATACGGTATATACGGCTGCTCCCTTTTACTAGGTCAGTCAACCTAGGGGAGGTTGGGTGTACGCGGTGCGTTGTAAGGTGTCTTCAACGCACCTGCTCATTCGCTACACCTAATTAATGTCGTCCCTCACTCGCAAGAATGCTTTGGCGGGTTGGGGTCACCCTCTCGCCGTtgcttcttcatttttttctactcCTCCTCATCCTTCTCTACCGACTCCATCTTCTCCTTCTAACTCTTCTCTTCCTTCCTCTGCTCCTCCACCTAATTCTTCTCTTCCTCTACCAACTCCTTCTTACCCTTCTCCTCCACGATCTCTTCCTTTAAACTCTTCCTCCCCTCCTTCTCTTCTTCTatcttctacttcttcttaTTCTGCTTTTTCTCCACCTTCTCCACCAATAACCCAAAATTCGCCCTTCGAAATGATCAGTTCGGTACGCTGGCCCTGACCCACCAAAGCAACCACCCTACCCGACCGTACCGGCCTGGACCTGGACCGCGAGTGGGCCGCTCGACACACCGCTCGGCAAACTGCGTTCGATGAGTGGGGATGCTATTTTCAGCGTTCCGGGGCGACCAACCGCGTTACGTAAACACGGTGCCCAACGGTGAACCGACCTGATCGCCGAAACCCGATGTACCATGGAGGTCGGTATTGCTGCCGGTGCtaaataattttcatccaCCACACTGTGTAACGGTTGCGGGGGTGGAGGGGGTGAGGTCGGTGGATTTCGAAAATCATCACACACGGTTGCCTCGCGGTGGCCGTGTTTGCTTTACGCGAGAGGAATTATTTCCCATAGTGGAGGTAGTTTTTCCTCTACAACACGAgattttttcacttttatttcatACAAATGCTGTTCGAGCATTGTGTGTAAATTGCATTCCGATATTGAAGTTTGCTTCCTACGCTACATCCGTTTAACTATTCGACCCACGCACCGGGGAACCGTCTCACGCGCGAGAGACACCGGATGTTTGGCTATACGTGACGCAACCCCTAACGGACGATGTTAGTCAGAATTGCTGTTAAAACGTGTATTCGGAAGTAATCAtctaaccgaaaaaaaaaagggaatgatGCGCTTGCCCCACCCTATGGTGCAACGTTTTAACAACACGATGACGCTTAGTTGGATGCTTTAAACTCGGTAGCTAATACGACTGGCAAAAACAGGGTCCAATAAGTCAAGGTTATTCAGAAGCAGCTGTTTAATCAaatttggtgtttgtttttttcccattaggtcaacaataataataaacattgttGTAACCTCGGGACACCCTTTTTTCGCGTGCTTTTGTAAGATAGTTTGGGCGTTATCTAATCGAGTGAGTAAACAGTGAACCCACCGTGACCGCACTGTCACGTGGAATGTGTAATGCAAAACAGTGAAGATAACAGTCGATGTGCGGCAATTAAACGGGGCGTAGTGCTTGATGAACCCGATTGCAAGTGATCAAAGCCATCAAAGGACACTTAACAAAGCGCCGGTTGGATTTTATTCACTGTGACTCGATCCAAGCGATCAAGCAATTATGATTATGTGTTTGACATTACCATTAGCTTAGCTGTGGGCAATGTCTAGTATTCGCAGCCTTGAAGATGTTGGGAACTCAATGctatataaagaaaaaaaaaataaaatatttagacacgccatttttgcaaaccattgcGTTGCTTTTTTCCTGCTAAATAGGTTTATTTACCCGGTGGCTTAATAACGGTCTATTAGCGGTTTAATAACaacaattatttaatcattcttGACAGTTTGTGCGTGGGGTTTATCCATTCATTCCCCCATAGCAATAGCATTCTTAttaattttctgcaaaaagaaaatatatgcAAATGACCCTATAATTATGACACACACTGTCACGTAAACTAAAACGTCACAGACTTGGGAcacagacagaaaaaaaaacaaatgcgtcatttttttttatttacaaagcTAATCATAGTGCTTACACTTAAATCCGGTTAAGTTAATATGGAAGCAATGTGCGGTTCGtattgctttgtttgattAAACGTTTCGCACCGGTGCAATAAAGATAAGCGAATTGGGCAAATTTCGCCCCAACGCTAATTGGGCCAGAGCAAACGGTCTTGATCCAATAATTGGTTATTGAAATTTCGACCAAACCGACCGGCGGACGAAGAGTGCCTTTTATTGCAGTACGTTTGATTTACTGATCCATAAAGATTAGTGGGATAGCGATAGCAGTGCGGCCCGATAAGCGAAATTGGTGAGCGAAAGTACCAAACCGAACAGCAGTTTCAGCAGAGGCTGCACTACTAAAGCAAAATGGTTCCCGTTGGGCAGTATCATTTCGTTTAAAGTCGCTGGACGTAGCGCTGGCTTTGATTGTTGCTTGAATAGAGTGTGAGCGTTGCATCTATGAAAGAAAGGCACGTGCGGTGTGCAAAActacatccttttttttgttgcttttcgaCCCCATCCAGCCATAATGTTGCATCGAGGACAGCCCCATTCGATCGGGTCCGTGCTGGTCGTCCTGGGTACGGTGATGGCCGTTACCGTGAGCGCGCTCTGTCCAACGCCGCGTTGCGCTACGTACGACGAAATCAACACGCTCTGGACGGATCCAGACCCGGCACACTACCAGCAGTGCCGTCCGAGCCCGAACGGTACCTGGTACCTGCAGCAGATGACTTGCGCATCTGGCACACTGTTCAGCTACGATCGACAGGTATGCGTGCGGCCCGCCTACTGGACCGACTGTGCGGTCGCACCGACCGCGCCCGACGTGGTGCCGTGTGAAGCACCGCGCTGCATTACGTTCGCCGAGATCGGCACGCTTTGGGTGCATAGGCTGCGGGAAAAGTACTACCAGTGTCGACCGGTGAACGGCACCTGGGTGCCGCAGGAAATGCTGTGTGCGCCGGGCACACTGTTCAGCTTCAAGCATCAGGTGTGTGTGCATCAGGCGATGTGGCAAAGCTCCTGTTACATGGCAGACAGTGAACAGTGAGTGAAGAGGAGGTGAAATTTAAAGCGAAACATGAGGATGAGCTCCTAAATTTGCAAGGATTTAAACTCTCCTTCAACGCAGATATATAATTAAGCTTATTGTAGGATGAATCTGATTCTGATTCGTGAATCGCGGTGAGTCTCCaaggattaaaaaaatatggtaGATTCTTCAAACATTCTTAAATACTGGTTAATCACATGGATCCTCATAGTAAAGATCCAGAATCTCTCGTTCGGTTTAAAGATTCATGCATGAATCACTAAGAATTGTTGATTCTTtcgaatgtaaacaaatgattCGAATGAATCTTTTCAGAAGATTCAAATTAATAACTCTTCTCAACAGAATCATTAGGAACTCAACACTGAAATGATTCATTAAACATACACAGTAGAATCAGTTTTGATTTCGTAGTGCTTTGTATTGCCATAACTATtcgtattaaaataattaaaaatcattcaattatAAAGTGTAAAGAAAATCAGGAAAATTTtcaagaaaaacattttcatgaCCGTATTAAATGTTACTTTTTCCATAGCCAGTTCAATTTATGTCTACAGTATATCGCTCTTTGCTCCGGACCGTACTTTGCTCGCCCTATAACTTTGCCAACCATTCAATTCCCTGCCAAACTCTCATTCCCCTCCACCCGCCCGCTTTGTTCCATTCACCGAACAGTCTACTAATGCACGAAAAATTAACCTGTCAATTTTGCACCGGTTAAATAATGTGCACCGAATGTGGTCGAAACAAAGTGGTTCGCGAAAAGGACGcgcactatttttttttattttgagtaGACGTAAGGCACCGTTAaactaccaggcgtctccatcaccgggcgcctccatcaccgggcgcctccatcaccgggcgtctccatcggtgGAATTGACCACATCGGACGGTAGAACAAAGCGTATACAATCAGGGAGCGctagagaaagaaagagagagagagatagacaAAAAAGGACAGCTACAAGCGAGAACAAAACACAGCGCGTGTGTTGGTTCGTGGACGAGGGATGGGCGGT
This sequence is a window from Anopheles marshallii chromosome X, idAnoMarsDA_429_01, whole genome shotgun sequence. Protein-coding genes within it:
- the LOC128718537 gene encoding uncharacterized protein LOC128718537 codes for the protein MLHRGQPHSIGSVLVVLGTVMAVTVSALCPTPRCATYDEINTLWTDPDPAHYQQCRPSPNGTWYLQQMTCASGTLFSYDRQVCVRPAYWTDCAVAPTAPDVVPCEAPRCITFAEIGTLWVHRLREKYYQCRPVNGTWVPQEMLCAPGTLFSFKHQVCVHQAMWQSSCYMADSEQ